From a region of the Rhodococcus opacus B4 genome:
- a CDS encoding MCE family protein has protein sequence MRSKLVRAQLVIFTLVAVVAVANSVYSYMGFNRLSGIGMYSVDVELERAGGLYASALVTYRGVDVGVVRSLDVTPDHVTVHLQLDSDHPIPKSTDAYVRSVSAIGEQYVDLVPPTSQGPFLADGDVIDRSRTTLPVSAAQVVDEVSTLLEGLPKDDLKTTVDEAYAAFDGAGPTLSRLIDSSRPLIALAQANLGPTTTLITDAEPVLTAVNSAGPDIARFSTDLASFTEQLTMNDAQIRGTLDNGPAFFDAFGGTLADLQPSLPLLLANLQSVGEVLRVNVPGIRQILVIYPAMSAAINHMHQGVQGADRTYGQGPLDIKLGNTANPLPCTEGYEETQRRDPSDLSPAEPATSSYCTLPPNEPRVVRGARNLPCATDPSVRTAEVGECPGGLPSSWPQMLARPGQPYAPAPSAPPAPPTAAPEPQQSDNSQQAPVAATPAAWSSRQAPAVATAPYDPITGAFRAPDGALYSIDATSPTQSEEELTWQSLLLR, from the coding sequence ATGCGCTCGAAATTGGTCCGAGCCCAACTCGTGATCTTCACCCTTGTCGCGGTCGTGGCTGTCGCCAATTCCGTCTACAGCTACATGGGATTCAACCGGCTCTCGGGTATCGGAATGTACTCGGTCGATGTCGAACTCGAACGCGCCGGCGGCCTGTACGCGAGCGCGCTCGTCACCTATCGCGGCGTCGATGTCGGTGTGGTCAGGTCGCTCGACGTGACCCCCGATCACGTGACCGTGCACCTGCAATTGGACTCGGACCACCCGATCCCGAAATCGACCGACGCCTACGTGCGCAGCGTCTCGGCGATCGGCGAACAGTATGTCGATCTGGTGCCGCCCACATCCCAGGGTCCGTTCCTGGCCGATGGCGACGTCATCGATCGGTCCCGGACAACGTTGCCGGTATCGGCAGCGCAGGTCGTCGACGAGGTCAGCACCCTCCTCGAGGGACTGCCGAAGGACGACTTGAAGACCACGGTCGACGAGGCCTACGCCGCCTTCGACGGCGCCGGTCCCACCCTCTCGCGTCTGATCGACTCGTCCCGCCCGCTCATCGCCCTCGCCCAGGCCAACCTGGGCCCGACCACTACCCTGATCACCGACGCGGAACCGGTTCTGACGGCGGTGAACTCAGCGGGTCCCGATATCGCGCGTTTCTCCACCGACCTGGCTTCGTTCACCGAGCAGCTGACCATGAACGACGCCCAGATCCGGGGAACCCTCGACAACGGTCCTGCCTTCTTTGATGCGTTCGGCGGAACACTCGCCGACCTGCAGCCGTCGCTGCCGCTGCTGCTGGCGAATCTGCAGAGCGTCGGAGAGGTATTGCGAGTCAACGTTCCCGGTATCCGCCAGATCCTGGTGATCTACCCGGCAATGTCCGCCGCGATCAATCACATGCATCAGGGTGTGCAAGGCGCGGACCGCACGTATGGTCAGGGCCCCCTCGATATCAAACTGGGCAACACCGCCAACCCGCTGCCCTGCACCGAGGGCTATGAGGAAACACAGCGGCGCGATCCCAGCGATCTTTCGCCGGCCGAGCCCGCCACCAGCTCGTACTGTACGTTGCCGCCAAACGAGCCGCGTGTGGTGCGCGGTGCCCGGAACCTTCCCTGCGCCACCGACCCCTCCGTGCGGACCGCGGAGGTCGGCGAATGCCCCGGCGGTCTGCCCTCGAGCTGGCCGCAGATGCTGGCCCGGCCCGGGCAGCCCTACGCCCCTGCACCGAGCGCACCGCCCGCGCCGCCCACAGCAGCGCCGGAGCCGCAGCAGTCGGACAACTCTCAGCAGGCTCCTGTCGCGGCGACCCCGGCGGCCTGGTCCAGCCGGCAGGCCCCTGCGGTCGCCACCGCTCCCTACGACCCGATCACCGGCGCCTTCCGCGCCCCAGACGGCGCCCTGTACTCCATCGACGCCACATCCCCAACCCAGTCCGAGGAGGAACTGACATGGCAAAGTCTGCTGCTGCGCTAG
- a CDS encoding MCE family protein: MISIRQLSACTALTLGVAVTATGCRFDGINSIPLPGNAISGDTYEVTVELADIQNLVGNSPVKADNVIVGNIASIGGENWIARLTLELRADARIPANVGAKLAQTSVLGSQYLELSVPSGEQPVGTLADGAVIPIARTSQYASTEEVLSALSLVLNGSGLQQIRTVTSELVRVLDGREQNLHELFGNLETVVGNLDQQRADIVRAIDGLDRLGAELAAQNATLDRGIETITPAAQVLNDQQKQLTTMLTSVGQFGEVATKVLDSSREDLHANLTALQPTLSHLASVGDSIPEALKIAATLPFPVETTDRAIRGDYVNLFLTLDLTAETVGGKVLGSIPVSELAGLNPARQAANPLLVPTERPASAPPAATPAAGAPQPQGGQR, translated from the coding sequence ATGATCTCGATCAGGCAATTGAGTGCCTGCACCGCCCTGACACTCGGTGTGGCGGTGACTGCCACCGGGTGCCGCTTCGACGGAATCAACTCGATCCCGTTGCCCGGTAACGCCATCAGCGGTGACACCTACGAAGTCACGGTCGAGCTGGCCGATATTCAGAATCTGGTCGGCAACTCCCCCGTGAAAGCCGACAATGTGATCGTCGGAAACATCGCCAGCATCGGTGGGGAGAACTGGATCGCGCGCCTGACACTCGAACTGCGCGCGGACGCACGGATCCCGGCGAACGTCGGTGCGAAATTGGCGCAGACCAGTGTTCTCGGTTCCCAGTACCTGGAGCTGTCGGTTCCCTCCGGTGAACAACCGGTCGGGACGCTGGCGGACGGCGCCGTCATTCCCATCGCCCGCACCAGCCAGTACGCGTCGACCGAAGAGGTTTTGTCGGCACTGTCGTTGGTACTGAATGGCAGTGGACTGCAGCAAATCCGCACGGTCACCTCCGAACTCGTTCGGGTGCTCGACGGCAGGGAGCAGAACCTGCACGAGCTGTTCGGCAACCTCGAGACCGTCGTGGGAAACCTCGACCAACAACGCGCGGATATCGTCCGGGCGATCGATGGACTCGACCGGCTCGGCGCCGAGCTCGCGGCGCAGAACGCCACCCTCGATCGCGGTATCGAGACGATCACCCCAGCGGCACAGGTACTCAACGATCAGCAGAAGCAGCTCACGACAATGCTGACCAGTGTCGGCCAGTTCGGGGAGGTCGCGACCAAGGTCCTTGACAGTAGCCGCGAGGATCTGCACGCCAATCTCACTGCACTACAGCCGACCCTGAGCCATCTCGCCTCGGTAGGCGATTCCATCCCGGAGGCCCTCAAGATTGCTGCCACGCTTCCGTTCCCGGTCGAAACCACGGATCGGGCGATCCGAGGCGACTACGTGAATTTGTTCCTCACCCTCGATCTGACTGCCGAGACCGTGGGCGGCAAGGTCCTCGGAAGCATCCCGGTGTCCGAACTGGCGGGACTGAACCCGGCGCGGCAGGCGGCCAACCCGCTACTCGTTCCCACCGAGCGGCCCGCGAGTGCACCTCCGGCCGCGACCCCAGCCGCCGGGGCGCCCCAACCGCAGGGAGGTCAGCGCTGA
- a CDS encoding MCE family protein: protein MMATRTTSRVPAKILLLVVIVAALVLGTGAWVTGHSTHHITAFFRSTSGLYVGDRVMILGVEVGQINDIVPEGDQVRVEFSYDGKYDVPADAKAAIVAPVLVTGRYIQLAPAYVGGDKMADGQTIPVERTAVPVEFDEVKEQVVKLAQDVGRTPEDPDGSLNRFVTNTADALRGNGQTLHDSLVQLSDATSTLSKGGEDLFASVRNLQTFTSALATNEQQITAFSRELATTSSMLNDNRTELDALLNSMLATFNEVTAFLQNNRGALTTDVGKLTDLTRQLVDREDTLASILHTAPTSLSNFYNIYDPDSNSLTAAIAVSDLPPDPRSLICALLTTANAPADECSKATGALATGLVQKAVAPAPSGGTR from the coding sequence ATGATGGCCACGAGGACCACCTCGCGCGTGCCGGCGAAGATTCTGCTTCTCGTGGTGATCGTCGCCGCCCTGGTACTGGGCACCGGAGCCTGGGTCACCGGGCACTCCACGCACCACATCACCGCCTTCTTTCGCAGCACGAGCGGACTCTATGTCGGCGACCGTGTCATGATCCTCGGCGTCGAGGTCGGCCAGATCAACGACATCGTGCCCGAAGGCGACCAGGTCCGCGTCGAATTCAGCTACGACGGAAAGTACGACGTCCCCGCCGACGCCAAAGCTGCCATTGTCGCCCCGGTTCTGGTCACCGGTCGATACATCCAACTTGCCCCCGCTTACGTCGGCGGCGACAAAATGGCAGACGGGCAGACGATCCCCGTCGAGCGCACCGCAGTTCCAGTCGAATTCGACGAGGTCAAGGAACAGGTCGTCAAGCTCGCACAGGACGTGGGACGCACACCCGAGGACCCCGACGGTTCGCTCAACCGCTTCGTGACGAACACCGCGGATGCTCTCCGCGGGAACGGGCAAACCCTGCACGACTCGCTGGTACAGCTCTCCGACGCCACTAGCACTCTCAGCAAAGGCGGAGAGGATCTGTTTGCCTCCGTCCGAAACCTGCAGACCTTCACCTCGGCGTTGGCCACCAACGAACAGCAGATCACCGCGTTCAGCCGTGAACTGGCCACGACGTCGTCGATGCTCAACGACAACCGCACCGAGCTCGACGCCCTGCTCAACAGCATGCTCGCCACGTTCAACGAGGTCACCGCGTTCCTTCAGAACAACCGGGGGGCACTGACCACCGACGTCGGTAAGCTCACCGACCTCACCCGCCAGCTCGTCGACCGGGAAGACACCCTCGCCTCGATCCTGCACACTGCGCCGACCTCACTGTCGAACTTCTACAACATCTACGATCCCGACTCGAACTCGCTGACGGCCGCGATTGCAGTCTCCGACCTTCCGCCGGACCCCCGGTCGCTGATTTGCGCACTGCTCACCACGGCCAATGCGCCGGCCGACGAATGTTCCAAAGCCACCGGTGCGCTCGCCACCGGACTGGTCCAGAAAGCGGTGGCACCGGCACCGAGCGGAGGAACACGATGA
- a CDS encoding MCE family protein, translating into MATKSFLERNPIRLGVIGTLVLVGVLAVALNFDTIPGIGPKTYHAEFLDASGLVVGDTAQIAGVKVGKVREISLNGDKVEVEFDADSGDARLGNDTRAAIKVETALGRRYIELTPEGEGELGRGDTIPVSRTTSGYDVTRSLEEVTDKVSKTDTVDLSGALDQLSAVEEALPPDLKSSLTGLSRLSETVASRDADLRHLLTNTAGVSTVLAERSQRVAALLGQGQSLFDSLNQRADSIHRILVQTREIADELTALKRDNEATLAPTLEQMDTLVTTLNNNYDNINASLTGLERYAQQIGDVVGSGPFFSALLHNILPANLAGQVPGSLGGPR; encoded by the coding sequence ATGGCAACCAAGTCGTTCCTCGAACGGAACCCGATCCGACTCGGTGTGATCGGAACCCTCGTCCTCGTCGGCGTCCTCGCCGTCGCACTCAACTTCGACACCATCCCAGGCATCGGTCCGAAGACGTACCACGCTGAGTTCCTTGACGCCAGCGGCCTCGTGGTGGGTGACACCGCCCAGATCGCCGGCGTCAAGGTGGGCAAGGTGCGGGAGATCTCCCTCAACGGAGACAAGGTCGAAGTCGAATTCGACGCAGACAGCGGCGACGCGCGCCTGGGCAACGACACTCGTGCTGCCATCAAGGTCGAAACCGCACTCGGGCGCCGATACATCGAACTGACCCCGGAGGGAGAGGGGGAGCTGGGGCGAGGCGACACGATCCCGGTCTCACGCACCACGTCCGGTTACGACGTCACCCGGTCGCTCGAGGAAGTGACCGACAAGGTCTCCAAGACGGACACCGTCGATTTGTCCGGTGCACTCGACCAACTCTCCGCGGTCGAAGAGGCCCTGCCACCCGACCTGAAGTCCTCGCTGACCGGCCTGTCCCGGTTGTCCGAGACGGTGGCCAGTAGGGACGCCGACCTACGGCACCTACTGACCAACACCGCCGGGGTGAGCACAGTGCTCGCCGAGCGCAGTCAGCGTGTCGCCGCGCTACTCGGGCAGGGTCAGTCCCTGTTCGATTCGCTCAATCAGCGCGCCGACTCCATCCACCGCATCCTCGTACAAACCCGCGAGATCGCCGACGAACTCACCGCCCTCAAGCGGGACAACGAGGCCACACTTGCACCCACTCTCGAACAGATGGACACGTTGGTCACGACCTTGAATAACAACTACGACAACATCAACGCCTCCCTGACCGGACTCGAGCGTTACGCCCAGCAGATCGGCGACGTCGTGGGCAGCGGACCGTTCTTCAGCGCTCTCCTGCACAACATCCTTCCCGCGAACCTGGCAGGTCAGGTCCCCGGCAGCCTCGGAGGTCCCCGATGA
- a CDS encoding MCE family protein: MTKTSPSLKLLIFVLVTTLTGFGVATVVGNLRFGSTHAYSAVFTSASGLGSGSDVRVAGVPMGKVTDVSVNSDGTALVTFSLSTERPLTAATEAKIKYKNLIGDRYVDLSPGSFDPSPLQAPIPLAQTTAALDLDQVVNGFRPLLQGLDPDQTNQLSASLIQVLNGQEASISQLISQIDTFTNALADRDQAIGQVIANFNAVLGTVNNRRDQFATLVDQLQQLVAGLNDDRDLISHSLGQIDDASNAMATVLTENRPPIAQDVSALGDLAGQLNAQTDTVNLVLSKLPETYRLTARAGGYGSFVNLFVCGLAIKYAQGPGGVTPMFTAPAERCK, translated from the coding sequence ATGACGAAGACTTCGCCCAGCCTGAAGTTGCTGATCTTCGTACTGGTGACCACCCTGACGGGATTCGGTGTCGCAACGGTTGTCGGTAACCTCCGTTTCGGCAGCACGCACGCCTACAGTGCGGTCTTCACCAGCGCATCCGGCCTCGGAAGCGGTTCAGACGTGCGTGTGGCGGGAGTGCCCATGGGTAAGGTCACCGACGTCTCGGTCAACTCCGACGGCACGGCGTTGGTCACCTTCTCTCTCTCCACCGAGCGCCCGCTGACCGCGGCGACCGAGGCGAAGATCAAGTACAAGAATCTGATCGGCGACCGCTATGTCGACCTGTCCCCGGGTTCCTTCGACCCGAGTCCGCTCCAGGCTCCGATACCACTCGCTCAGACAACGGCTGCGTTGGATCTGGACCAGGTTGTCAACGGCTTTCGTCCCCTGCTCCAGGGCCTGGATCCGGACCAGACCAACCAACTATCCGCGTCATTGATCCAGGTTCTCAACGGGCAGGAAGCAAGCATCAGCCAGCTGATTTCCCAGATCGACACCTTCACCAATGCACTCGCCGACCGCGACCAGGCCATCGGCCAGGTCATCGCGAACTTCAACGCCGTGCTCGGGACCGTCAACAACCGACGCGACCAGTTCGCAACCCTGGTCGACCAACTACAGCAACTGGTCGCCGGCCTCAACGACGACCGGGATTTGATCAGCCACTCGCTGGGCCAGATCGACGACGCCTCGAACGCCATGGCGACCGTTCTCACGGAGAACCGGCCGCCCATCGCCCAGGATGTGTCCGCGCTCGGTGACCTGGCCGGCCAGCTCAACGCACAGACCGACACCGTGAATCTCGTTTTGAGCAAGCTTCCCGAGACCTACCGGCTGACCGCGCGGGCAGGCGGATACGGAAGCTTCGTCAACTTGTTCGTGTGCGGACTGGCAATCAAGTACGCGCAGGGCCCCGGCGGAGTCACGCCGATGTTCACCGCGCCCGCCGAAAGGTGCAAGTGA
- a CDS encoding MCE family protein, whose translation MSGHLAERSRRAYVALGLVMVAVGALATATSIAVYRGSFTSAVPVKLYSTRAGLMLEPGSDVKMREVVVGRVTGVKLVDGHAEISMDIDKGRAHSIAANVSAAIDPTTLFGRKFVTLDPPESPSPETISAGTVLSTGQVATEVNDLLESLVTVLRTVEPEKVNGTLNALATSLHGRGDQLGDTLVELNTYLASFNNSLPTLRRDLVRGAETTDVLAAAAPDVMETVDQASTTATTLTDRQDQFKAFLLSFTSFGNSGRSFFETSGTPLTESLSSLAPTTELLAQRAPTLPCLVESLVQTNTYLERTLGGSDQPGLNILGTLLMGDPPYTNPANLPVVRADGPVACDDWSQPQGHTDFDDGSAAYRPARTPMDLIGNPFAQFFLGGLR comes from the coding sequence ATGAGTGGACACCTTGCAGAACGCAGCCGACGAGCCTACGTTGCACTCGGTCTCGTCATGGTCGCAGTCGGAGCACTCGCGACCGCGACTTCAATCGCCGTCTACCGGGGAAGCTTCACCTCCGCTGTTCCGGTCAAGCTCTATTCCACCCGGGCCGGCCTGATGCTCGAACCCGGCTCGGACGTGAAGATGCGCGAGGTCGTCGTCGGCCGGGTCACGGGCGTCAAGCTGGTCGACGGGCACGCCGAGATCTCCATGGACATCGACAAAGGACGTGCACACTCGATCGCCGCGAATGTCTCCGCCGCGATCGACCCCACCACCCTGTTCGGCCGCAAGTTCGTCACACTCGACCCGCCGGAATCACCTTCGCCGGAGACTATCTCGGCCGGCACGGTCCTCTCGACGGGCCAGGTGGCCACGGAAGTGAACGACCTTCTCGAGTCGTTGGTCACCGTGCTACGGACGGTGGAACCGGAGAAGGTCAACGGAACGCTGAACGCACTCGCCACGTCGCTACACGGCCGCGGCGACCAGCTCGGTGACACTCTGGTCGAACTCAATACCTACCTGGCGAGCTTCAACAACAGCCTGCCCACCCTGCGGCGCGATTTGGTGCGCGGAGCCGAGACCACCGACGTCCTCGCAGCCGCGGCACCGGACGTGATGGAAACGGTCGACCAGGCCAGCACGACGGCGACGACCCTCACCGACCGCCAAGACCAGTTCAAGGCATTCCTGCTCAGCTTCACCAGCTTCGGCAACAGCGGACGCTCCTTCTTCGAGACCAGCGGGACCCCGCTGACCGAGTCGCTGTCCTCCCTGGCCCCGACCACCGAACTGCTGGCGCAGCGTGCGCCGACACTGCCCTGCCTGGTCGAGAGCCTCGTGCAGACCAACACCTACCTCGAACGCACCCTCGGAGGTAGTGATCAGCCCGGATTGAACATCCTCGGCACCCTGCTGATGGGAGATCCGCCGTACACGAATCCGGCCAACCTCCCGGTGGTGCGAGCCGATGGGCCCGTCGCCTGCGACGACTGGTCACAGCCGCAGGGACACACCGATTTCGATGACGGCAGTGCCGCCTACCGACCCGCACGGACCCCGATGGATCTGATCGGAAACCCCTTCGCGCAGTTCTTCCTAGGAGGTCTGCGATGA
- a CDS encoding MlaE family ABC transporter permease produces the protein MNSLQNPHVTDDGKLVSKSNQPSGTRRARAVALKVIDAPVSHLEEMGRQFSFYNHTIAAIPRTFRRYRAETVRLLAEVSMGTGALAVIGGTLMVISLLTAAVGYEVGQQGATSLGRVGIGALSGFISAFFNTREAIPAIAGIALTATVGAGFTAQLGAMRVSEEIDAMETMSIPSLPYLVTTRVMAGVIAVIPLYSVALFVGYAATQLVTVYMIGEAKGTFWHYFNVFLVPSDVIWSAVKVLAMSVVVMCVHCYHGYNASGGPAGVGVAVGRAVRTSLISIMVIDLLIGIAVYGGSAGAVRVSG, from the coding sequence ATGAACTCTTTGCAGAATCCGCACGTAACCGACGACGGGAAGCTCGTGTCGAAATCGAACCAGCCTTCGGGTACCCGGAGAGCCCGTGCCGTCGCGCTCAAGGTGATTGATGCGCCGGTCAGCCATCTCGAGGAGATGGGCCGACAGTTCTCCTTCTACAACCACACGATCGCGGCGATTCCGCGAACATTCCGCCGCTATCGCGCCGAAACGGTCCGGCTCTTGGCAGAAGTGAGCATGGGAACCGGAGCGCTGGCGGTGATCGGCGGGACGCTCATGGTCATCTCGTTGCTGACCGCCGCGGTCGGTTACGAGGTCGGCCAGCAGGGGGCCACCTCTCTCGGCCGTGTCGGAATCGGCGCATTGTCCGGATTCATCTCCGCATTCTTCAATACCCGGGAGGCCATACCGGCGATCGCCGGCATCGCGTTGACCGCGACCGTCGGTGCCGGATTCACTGCACAACTCGGCGCCATGCGGGTCAGCGAGGAGATCGACGCGATGGAAACCATGTCCATCCCCTCCCTCCCCTACCTGGTCACGACCCGCGTGATGGCCGGGGTGATCGCGGTGATCCCGCTCTACTCGGTGGCATTGTTCGTCGGCTACGCCGCGACCCAACTCGTCACCGTCTACATGATCGGGGAGGCGAAAGGAACGTTCTGGCACTACTTCAACGTCTTCCTCGTTCCCAGCGATGTGATTTGGTCGGCAGTGAAAGTGCTCGCGATGTCCGTGGTGGTGATGTGCGTGCACTGCTATCACGGGTACAACGCCAGTGGTGGTCCGGCGGGTGTGGGTGTCGCGGTCGGCCGGGCAGTCCGGACGTCGCTGATCTCCATCATGGTGATCGACCTGCTCATCGGTATCGCGGTCTATGGCGGCTCCGCTGGGGCAGTGAGGGTGTCGGGCTGA
- a CDS encoding MlaE family ABC transporter permease has protein sequence MQLLDRSVTPGERSAKARAALRVAPRAVGAFYATSLETYRCMFKRPFHLREFLQQAWFIASVSIMPALLMAIPFCMMFVYQINILLAEIGAVDLAGAGAGVAIVREIGPIVTVLVVAGAGSTAICADLGSRTIREEIDAMKVLGIDPIHRLCVPRVLASTFIAIFLNGLVSAVGLVGGYIATVYMQGASPGQYVTAISIITGLGDFFVAEIKAAVFGMLAGLVACHLGLNVRGGPKGVGDAVNQTVVFSFLLLFLANSIITTLAMH, from the coding sequence GTGCAACTGCTGGACAGATCGGTCACGCCTGGCGAAAGAAGCGCCAAGGCGAGGGCAGCACTACGGGTGGCGCCACGCGCGGTGGGCGCCTTCTACGCGACTTCGCTCGAGACGTATCGCTGCATGTTCAAGCGGCCGTTTCACCTGCGGGAGTTCCTCCAGCAGGCTTGGTTCATCGCCAGTGTGTCGATCATGCCCGCGCTGTTGATGGCAATCCCGTTCTGCATGATGTTCGTCTACCAGATCAACATCCTCCTCGCTGAGATCGGTGCGGTCGATCTCGCCGGCGCCGGCGCGGGTGTCGCGATCGTCCGGGAAATCGGCCCCATCGTCACTGTTCTGGTGGTGGCCGGCGCCGGTTCTACGGCGATCTGCGCGGATCTGGGATCGCGAACCATCCGCGAGGAGATCGACGCGATGAAAGTCCTCGGCATCGATCCCATTCACCGTCTCTGTGTTCCGCGGGTATTGGCGTCGACCTTCATCGCGATCTTCCTCAATGGCCTCGTGTCGGCCGTCGGCCTCGTCGGCGGCTACATCGCCACCGTGTACATGCAGGGCGCATCACCCGGGCAGTACGTCACGGCAATCTCCATCATTACCGGTCTCGGTGATTTCTTCGTCGCCGAGATCAAGGCTGCCGTATTCGGCATGCTCGCCGGGTTGGTTGCCTGCCATCTCGGCCTGAACGTGAGGGGCGGGCCGAAAGGCGTGGGGGATGCTGTCAATCAGACGGTGGTGTTCAGCTTCCTGCTGCTGTTTCTGGCGAACTCGATCATCACCACCTTGGCAATGCACTGA
- a CDS encoding fatty acid--CoA ligase, which yields MQGTMQSAPLSVASILHHAAGVHGDRRVISATEQGFRRSSYREIGERCANLASALRRLGVTGDDRVATFQWNNQEHLEAYCAVPAMGAVLHTLNIRLSAEQIRYVANHAEDRVIIVDSSLVPLLAPVLPDLQSVRTVLVTGEGDVSALDGKGPEVLRYEEALAGESDEYPWPTVDETSAAAMCYTSGTTGDPKGVVYSHRSMYLHSMAACTGNGLGICEADRVLPIVPMFHANAWGLPYAALMAGAELLMPDRFLQAGPLTQMVHTERPTVAGAVPTIWNDVLLHAEKNPQLDFSSLRLVACGGSAVPRSLMEAFEEQLGVTVLQAWGMTETSPLASVARPPVGASPEEAWRVRSTQGRAVCGVEMRIVADDGAVLPHDGEAVGELEVRGPWVAASYYKVADEDRFHDGWLRTGDVGHIDRGGFLTLTDRAKDVIKSGGEWISSVQLENILIGHPDIFEAAVIAVPDPKWQERPLAVIVLREGAAIAPKELQSWLADQVPRWWLPEQWTFIEQVPRTSVGKFDKKLLRADHADGRLTITNVG from the coding sequence ATGCAAGGCACGATGCAGAGCGCTCCCCTGTCGGTGGCGTCGATACTCCATCACGCCGCCGGCGTGCACGGCGACAGGCGGGTGATCAGCGCCACCGAACAGGGTTTCCGCCGTTCGAGCTACCGCGAGATCGGTGAGCGGTGTGCAAACCTGGCCTCTGCCCTGCGACGCCTCGGAGTCACCGGGGATGATCGGGTGGCCACCTTCCAGTGGAACAACCAGGAACATCTGGAGGCGTACTGCGCCGTCCCCGCCATGGGCGCCGTACTGCACACACTGAACATCAGGCTCTCCGCAGAACAGATCCGTTACGTCGCCAACCACGCGGAGGACAGAGTCATCATCGTGGACTCGTCCCTGGTGCCCCTGCTCGCGCCCGTACTACCCGATTTGCAGTCGGTACGGACGGTGCTGGTCACCGGCGAAGGCGACGTTTCGGCGCTCGACGGCAAAGGTCCCGAGGTGCTTCGCTACGAAGAGGCACTAGCCGGGGAATCGGATGAATATCCTTGGCCCACAGTGGACGAGACCTCCGCAGCGGCGATGTGCTACACCAGCGGCACCACAGGTGATCCCAAGGGCGTGGTGTACAGCCACCGATCCATGTATCTCCACTCGATGGCGGCATGCACCGGAAACGGCTTGGGTATTTGCGAGGCCGACCGCGTCCTGCCGATCGTGCCGATGTTTCACGCGAATGCGTGGGGCCTGCCCTACGCGGCGCTGATGGCGGGCGCCGAATTGCTCATGCCGGACCGGTTTCTGCAAGCAGGTCCGCTCACGCAGATGGTCCACACGGAGCGGCCCACCGTAGCCGGTGCGGTGCCAACGATTTGGAACGACGTTCTCCTGCATGCCGAGAAGAATCCTCAATTGGACTTCTCGTCGCTGCGGCTGGTGGCCTGCGGCGGATCTGCGGTGCCACGCTCGTTGATGGAGGCATTCGAGGAGCAGCTCGGGGTCACCGTCTTGCAGGCATGGGGAATGACCGAAACCTCGCCGCTTGCTTCGGTCGCACGGCCGCCGGTGGGGGCTTCCCCCGAAGAGGCCTGGCGCGTGCGGTCGACACAGGGTCGCGCCGTGTGTGGAGTCGAGATGCGAATCGTCGCAGATGACGGCGCGGTGTTGCCGCACGATGGCGAGGCTGTGGGCGAGTTGGAGGTTCGCGGACCCTGGGTCGCCGCCTCGTATTACAAGGTGGCGGACGAGGACAGGTTCCACGATGGTTGGCTGCGAACCGGCGACGTCGGTCACATCGACCGCGGAGGCTTCCTGACCTTGACGGACCGGGCGAAGGATGTGATCAAGTCCGGTGGCGAGTGGATCTCCTCGGTGCAACTGGAGAACATCCTGATCGGGCACCCCGATATCTTCGAGGCTGCGGTGATCGCAGTGCCAGACCCGAAGTGGCAGGAACGTCCGCTCGCAGTCATTGTGCTGCGAGAGGGAGCGGCTATTGCTCCGAAGGAGCTGCAATCGTGGCTCGCCGACCAGGTGCCACGGTGGTGGCTGCCCGAACAGTGGACGTTCATCGAGCAGGTCCCCCGTACCAGCGTGGGAAAGTTCGATAAGAAGCTGCTGCGCGCGGACCACGCGGACGGCAGGCTGACAATCACGAATGTGGGGTGA
- a CDS encoding SCP2 sterol-binding domain-containing protein, giving the protein MGVFKNDAEVHKYIGGVFEKGLADPEIGPKLSASGVVLQINYTDPDATVTVDLPNGKVFAGATDIKPDVELFMSADTGNGFWQGKVNLSVAMAKGQVRTKGPVQKILKLVPTAKLLFPAYRAMLEADGRSDLQQK; this is encoded by the coding sequence ATGGGCGTATTCAAGAACGATGCAGAGGTCCACAAGTACATCGGCGGGGTCTTCGAGAAGGGACTGGCAGATCCCGAGATCGGACCCAAGCTCTCCGCGTCGGGCGTTGTCCTGCAGATCAATTACACCGACCCCGACGCGACCGTGACGGTCGACCTGCCCAACGGCAAGGTGTTCGCGGGCGCGACCGATATCAAGCCGGATGTCGAGTTGTTCATGTCCGCGGACACGGGCAATGGATTCTGGCAGGGCAAAGTGAACCTGTCGGTGGCAATGGCCAAGGGCCAGGTGCGGACCAAGGGTCCGGTGCAGAAGATCCTCAAGCTCGTCCCGACTGCGAAACTGCTGTTCCCCGCGTACAGGGCGATGCTCGAGGCCGACGGCCGCAGCGACCTCCAGCAGAAATGA